In Paenibacillus guangzhouensis, a single window of DNA contains:
- a CDS encoding MarR family winged helix-turn-helix transcriptional regulator has product MSSSILDDSLGFRLGMTYRKASHNLTQRFKPYDITPEQYTLLVRLTEEDGINQKELAQRTARDQPTLTRILDVLERKGLVRKVTDPADRRAFLLYITDEGLKKAEELIPIEKAYDKELFAGMTPEQITQFRQSLMLLFENAERLNMYNS; this is encoded by the coding sequence ATGTCCTCAAGTATTTTGGATGATTCACTTGGATTTCGCCTTGGCATGACCTATCGCAAAGCTTCGCATAATCTGACCCAACGATTCAAGCCTTACGATATAACACCAGAGCAGTATACTCTGTTGGTGCGCTTAACGGAAGAAGATGGCATCAACCAGAAGGAGCTTGCGCAGCGTACTGCTCGTGATCAGCCTACATTGACGCGAATTCTTGATGTTCTGGAGCGGAAAGGACTGGTACGCAAAGTGACAGATCCCGCCGATCGCCGCGCATTCCTACTCTATATCACAGATGAAGGTCTCAAGAAGGCAGAGGAATTAATCCCGATCGAGAAGGCATACGACAAAGAATTATTCGCTGGCATGACTCCGGAACAAATCACCCAGTTCAGACAGAGCCTCATGTTGTTATTCGAGAATGCCGAGCGATTAAATATGTATAATTCATAG